The stretch of DNA GGTAACCTCATGGGTATCAGTAGTTTCTGTAAGACACACTGGGGTAATCAGTGGGCTCCTGCTGGTCAACCAATTGAACAGCCATCCACGAGCCAGTCAATGGTTAGCGATGATCATCGAAATCAAATAATGACGTTCGATCATCAGCTACATCAACAAATTCAGCAGCAATTATCTGTTGAACAATTGCAACTCTTGACTCAACTTCAAGTAAAtgaacaaacaaacaaaaaccTTCCCCAAATTACAAAGTTCTAATTCTTGttcctttctttcttcttttcttttcttttgggggcctcttttgttgttgttgtgtgtAGAATCAACAAAATCAATCTCTATCCATGATTCCAACATCATCAATTGATCAACAACATCTCTCAAATAATATAACATCTCTCGCATCGTCCCTTGCCCTCGCCCAGCAACCGGGGCAGGTGCAGCAGTCGCAGTTAATGACACAACTGCCGGCAACATTGGATCTGCAGCAGCAACAAAATTTGTCTGGTGATGCCCAACAGCAGACAAAGTTTGTCTTCAATGTTGACATTGAGAAGCAATCGCCGGCACTGCAGTTGCTGTTCCAAATGCCAccgcaacagcagcagcagcagcagcaacagcaaatGCAACAAGCAGCTGGGTCAACCATCATTTCCAGCCCAATTCAGCAACAATttcagcagcaacagcagcaaatCATTGCGTCGCAAATTGCCCAAACGCAGACGAGTGGTTTGCTAAGTGGACAGGGTGTTGATCTTCAGCAATCCATCCAACAGGTCCAGCTGCCGTcgaatttaacaattttgcaaCCACATCAAATACTTTCAAAGGCCCAACAAATGCAGAATTGTTCTCAAAGCTCAcaagtaaaaattcttttctatctgactaaaatctgaataaaaataaacaaacaaaataatcCTTTGCAGGCTGTTGCAACGCAAACCCAACAATTGCCGTCGGGTGCATCAATGACAGCTGTTACGGCATTAGCCCAACAACATCAGCAAAATCTCAACAATATCATCCCAAGCCCCACACTTGAGGGTACAGTGCAAACACCAACATCAGCGGTACCGGCGGTGGCATCGTCCGTTGCCATCTCAACTGCTGTGAAAACGAATGGAATTGTTGCGGGTGGAGGTAAGAAAGGATCTGATAAAACATCTCGCAAGGAGAGCAAACGGTATTCGGTAGCAAGACAAGCTCCTGCCGGTAGTCAAGTAGGATTTAATTTTGACGCTTCAGGTACAACATTTGTTAATCCACaagatttttatattatttttgtttctttattcTTGACATTTCGctcattttgcattatttgaattgattttttaatttgttaaatttattaatcaattctcttttcctttttcttcttccattttGTGGCTGTTCTGGAATTGGAACAACTTCAGGTGCAGCAGCAcagcaacagcaacaacaGTGCGCTGTACAGGGAGCAAGTCCACCGGATAAGACGATTGATGTGGATTCAGAGACAGATTCAAATCACGATACAGCCCTTACGCTGGCATGTGCTGGAGGGCATGAGGATTTGGTGGAATTGCTGATAAGTCGGGGTGCAAATATTGAGCATAGAGACAAGAAGGGGTTCACACCGCTCATCCTTGCGGCAACGGCGGGTCATGATAAAGTTGTTGAGGCACTGCTTAAGTACGGAGCGGAGATGGAGGCACAGTCGGAGAGGACAAAGGATACTCCACTGTCGCTTGCCTGCTCTGGCGGGAGGTACGAAGTTGTGGAACTTCTACTTAATATTGGGGCGAATAAGGAGCACCGAAATGTGTCTGATTATACGCCACTGAGTCTTGCCGCAAGTGGGGGGTATGTGAATATAATAAAACTACTCCTGAGTCATGGTGCGGAGATAAATTCGCGCACTGGCAGCAAATTGGGGATCTCCCCGCTAATGCTGGCCGCAATGAATGGACATACTCAAGCTGTGAAACTCCTCCTTGATATGGGTTCCGATATAAATGCCCAAATTGAGACAAATCGCAACACTGCCCTGACGCTGGCGTGCTTCCAGGGGCGCCATGAAGTGGTGAATTTGCTGTTGGAACGTAAAGCAAATGTTGAGCATCGCGCAAAGACGGGCCTCACGCCACTCATGGAGGCAGCAAGTGGGGGCTACATCGATGTGGGACGCGTGCTGCTGGACAAGGGGGCCGATGTGAATGCTGCTCCTGTTCCATCCTCCCGAGATACAGCTCTCACAATTGCCGCCGATAAGGGACATGTGAAGTTTGTGGAACTTCTCCTGTACCGCGGTGCAGCTGTGGAGGTGAAGAACAAGAAAGGTAATTCCCCCCTATGGCTAGCTGCAAATGGTGGGCACTTGGCAGTTGTTGAGATCCTCTATGCACACGACGCTGACATTGATTCACAAGATAATCGCAAAGTCTCCTGCCTCATGGCAGCATTCCGCAAGGGGCACACAAAGGTTGTCAAATGGATGGTGAACCATGTCACGCAATTCCCATCTGATCAGGAAATGACGCGATATATTTCGACTGTGAGTGATAAGGAGTTGCTGGATAAATGTCATGAATGTGTCAAGGTCATCCGGGCGGCAAAGGAAGCGCAGGCAGTGAAGGCAAATAAGAATGCCTCAATTCTCCTCGAGGAATTGGATATGGAGAAGAATCGGGAGGAGAGTCGAAAGGCAGCTGCTGCGAGGAGGCGTGAgcggaagaagaagaagaagctggagaagaaggaggaaaagaGAAAGCTCAATGAACCCAAGAATGCCCAGGATGATAAGGATGATGATAAAGATGACGAGAGTGATGGGGAGAAGGATGAATCAAGCCCTGAGAATGTTCCGCCACACGATAAGGAGGAAGGAGATTCGGGAATTGATGCCAATAGCCAAGGGTCGTGCTCAAGTGCCGATGTAAAGTCGAGCAATCTCATGGAGAAGCAGAGTAAGTTGACGAAGGCGAagaagaggaaggaaaaaacgGCAACTGTTCAGCCGCAACCGTCAACGTCACAACCGCAAATTGTGCGATCAAAGAGCCCACCTCCCAATCCCATTGATTTGGTGGTGAAGAACAAGCGAGAAGAGAGTGTGATTAAGAGTACGAAGAATCCCAAGGATGTGGCGAGAGAAATGCGTGAGCAGAGGGATGCAAAGAGGGAGATTAAGCAGGAAGGACGACGTGAGGAGATCAAAATGCCCGAGCAGGCGGCAAAGAGATCAGTTGAGAAGGAGAATCTTGCACCACGTGAGGAGTTCAGATCGAAGAATCAGCGAGGAGAGAAGAAATCTGAGTATGCTAGTAGTTTAGCGGCAAGTCGTGAGAGTGGTGGAGCGCAGAAAAGTGCATCCCAACCGATTCAGCCGAATGGAGCTGATGGGGCGTCCGGAAGTCGCAAAGTTGTCTACTTCCCGCGACATTTGTCCGATCATGAGATAATTGAGTCAACATCATCGTCATATAGCATGAAGAGTGGCAAGAATTCCTCCAAGAGTCATTCCCATGATGATTCATCGAAGAATTCCAGCAGCATGAAACAAGCGGGGAAACGCGAAGAAGGTTGGAAGGAGGTGGTTCGCAAGAGTTCCGTGCAACAGCAGGTGTCATCACTGAGTGAGCCGAGTTGCAAGAAGATTGCCGTACCGACGCATGCTATATCACGCGTTATCGGACGCGGTGGGAGCAATATAAATGCAATAAGAGCTGCCACCGGTGCTCATATTGAAGTTGAGAAGCAGAGCAAATCCCAATGTGATCGATGGATCACAATAAAGGGATCAGCGGATGCAACAAGACAAGCGCACTCTCTCATTGGGACCCTCATAAAGGATCCCGATGTTGATATTCTGCAAATTCTGCAGAAGGTCAATTCGAATGTGAAACCCGTTCCACCGTCCCCATCAATTGGTCCGATTGGATACTGGGGCGAGAAACCACCGACTACAACGGCATCGAGCAGCTACACCGCTTCCACATCTATCGCTACAACGTCGTCGAGTGCAGTTCAGATTAAGACAACGAGTATGGCGAAGCAACAGATTGCCAACTCATCAAAGCAGATTCCCGCGAGTGCTGCCTCCTCGGTTGTTACCACAAAGATAATGTCCTCATCGGCATCGACGGCAAATACTTCGCGTACTGCTCAATCGAAGGTGTATCAGTCGAGTCATCAGCAGAGTCGATCTGGTGGTGCTATCTCCAGCAATGCCGGGAATACATCGCGTTCCAATCCCGAAATTCTCAAACGTCCCGTCGTCTCGAGCGCCGTGAGTGTCTCCAGCGGTAGCAATACCACAAAGACCACCATGTCCTTCACGGGGGCCATTATGTCGCTCAAATCGACGACAACGAAGAACATAACACCAGCTATGAGTATGTCCGGGCCACCGGGAACATTTGCCTCGAAACTCCTGACGAGCCAGGCGAGTGATGCTAAGAAGGTCATGACATCCAGCGTGACAACAATTGTCACATCAACATCAACTCTCATGGCGAGTAGTGCGGCCCAGCAATCAGCTGCCCCCGCCAGTGTTGTGCAAATGAGTCCCAAGCACCACAGTGTGAGTGCCAATAGTCAAAACCTGCCGGCACCGTTTGCCAATACGCCGCAACAAGCACCGCCGAATGTGGGTGTTATTGGTTCGAATGCAAAGCCACCGCCATTCTCGCAGGCGACCATTGAAACGGCCACATCGAGCATTGGCAATGCAAATGGACCACCGCGTTCCATCACACCAATTGGTCCGCCAATAGCGAGGAATGTAACACAATCACCGCTTCTGCAGAAGCAACAAGCACTGCCTGTGTCGTCGTCCATGTCAGACACGAGTCTCGCTGTGGGATCAGCAATACATCAGAGTGGCAACACTGGTGCCGGTGGTAGCGGTAGTACGGCAAGTAGCATTGCTGCGCAGCTTCAGACGAAGATAAGTCAGCTGCACGGTGCCCAGGCGCATGAGTATTCGCTCTTCAATGACAACTACGGGAGTCAGTGGGAGAGTAAGCAGATGTACAACAATGTTGCACCACTGCAGGCGGATGCATCCAAAGCACCTGGGTATCGTGGGAATACCGTCAGTAGTCCAGTTAGCATAAAGACGAGCAGTCAATCCATCACACCACCATCAACTGGGCACCATCTCAGTGTGGCACCGTCAACGGGGAATGCTGCTACGACTCTCATCACCACCGCCACGGGTACTGCACAATCGCAAACGTCGCAAAATCTCTCCGGGGCTTCGGTTCAGGTGACACCGTCTGCTCAGGTGTACGATCTATCGCAGTCAGCTTCAAGCGGCGGTAGTGGTGTCTCCATAATTAAACCACCAACAACGCAGACAATTCAACCACCACCGCCGTCAAATTTGGCCGTGCAGCGTCCAATTATGAGCAACATGTCACAAGTAAGCCAACACACAAAGAATTTCCCTTCTTCACTCAAGAACAATTCTCAAtcgaataattttctcaaggtCCGACCTGTGGGCTCCCAGATGGATTCATATTCGAGTGGTGTACAAGCACCCGTTGGCAGTGGTGCAGGAGCACGTCAGAATCTATTTGACAACCTGCAGTCGCAATCCTCGATGAATGCAAGTGGAACGAGCGGAAGTAGTGCATCGTCGTCGCAGCATATGCTCAACTACAGCCAAAATTCCGATGCCAGCCACCCACCGCCGTTCCAGCATCTCGGACTCGGTGCTGGGAATCCCCTTCATATGTCGCGTCTCAATCCCCGTGCCACGGTCTTTTCTTCGatgcagcaacagcagcagcaggcTCCGCCACAGCCGCAGCAACAAGTGTCGCAGGCATCAAAGTCGacgcagcagcaacagcagcagcatccGAATCAATTTGGGAATATCTTCCAGCAGAATCAGGGCACAGCCGGTGGGGCACCTGGCGGGGGAAATAGTGGCGGTGGCAGTATGAGTGGGCAGTACAGCAAGATGCCACCACTTGCATCGTACAACCCAACACCAGGACGTCCTCAATCGCAGCCACAGCCACAgacgcagcagcagcaacctGGGTCTCAGGGGCAGGTTAATAACAATGGACGCTGGTACGATTTATCCCATCTGCCGTCACCGCGGGAGATCCTCAACATGGAGAATGGATTCACGCTCAATTTGGGCTCACCGTCCTCCATGTCTCCCAATAATCCACCCCAAGCCACGACAAATGGTGTGCTGTCCAATCAAACGGCGGACGATAGTAGGAAGATGCCGCGACCAATTGGCACAGAACGTGCCAGCTGGAAGTACGGGTACAACTCGAATGTTGTCACGCAGAATCAACCGCCGCAAATGCCAATGGAGATGGATAATTCGGGACAAATGCACCCGTGGATTGTCGATAAGCAGCCATGGATGATGCCCATGCGCAATCAATATGTTCCCACAGATGACCTCCATCCTCACGATCATTTTtcggtgagtttttttctagaaaatttctttttttgaaaagaatttttttatttttggggatttttggGGTTTGTTTTTGggaattattcaaaagaaattagtaatttattgcaaattttaagaaaaaacttgttGAGATTACCAGGGaatgaataatgaaaaaaaagtagaatttcaaacattagaaaggaaatttaaaacgttaaaattgcataaaaaatttcaagagcTGTTTACGAAGAAAATCATCGGAAATGCAGCCCAAGAATAAAAGCACTCCTTTTCTGCTCACTAGCGGCGTTTCGTCAAATTTATTGACATCCTCAGGCTCTATTAAAGGACAAACATTTCTGTCAATACAATTTCAAGTTCacgaaaaaatacaaaattcttcaattctcTCTTCTCAAGCTTAACAAAGAAACTTACAGAGCAAGTACGGAGCACTTATGTCACAAAAACATaaggagaagaataaaaaaccaACGTTAAACACAACATTACTGCGAGCATCTCcatgaaaaacattaaaatattcttgcattaaaataatttaacgtAAAAACTGAGAAATCAAAAGGATTTCCAGCGTTTTCTTTGCTGTTGGAGCTGTGTATTTGAAAGTAATTATCGTTAGGGCTTAATAATGTCAATCTTTATAAATCTCGGCTTctagaatctttttttaaccTTAAAATATTCGCTGGAATACATTTCTCGTAAAGCTCTTGGAGTTTCcagtttttaaaatatctttcagttaaaatatttttattgagtgATGAGGAAGAAATAAGTTTTAATCGTTGGAAATAAgatcaaactttaaaaaaaaacgtcaaacgttaagaaaagaaacataaaactaaaaaaatgcGTCATGCaacagaaaagaaacgtcaaagggtaaatagaaatgtcaaattgaagaaaaaaaacgtcaaacgttagaactgaaatgtcaaacggcaacaaaatgataaatcaaaatacaacgcattaataatttaaacaaatcCCAATaaaaaacgtaagaaaattgaaagaattttatggaaaataaaaaaaaaagtaatttatggATAATTTTTAGAACCTTTTGAATGATTCTTTCAATCCTTCTTCATCTCTATTCTTTACCTGTGTAGTGTGctaaatatttatgcaaaataaaattacatgcGGAGGAGTaagtaaaagaaatgagaaaatggtATAAACTTTagtgaaataatttgatttgggattattttttttcttaaattttaatcttcaaatttaattattttaaaagaaattgcaaaataattctaatGCAATGTTCTCTATTTTCTCGAATGCTGCGgctttcttctttctttttatctttagCACATGCAATTGGACTACCATCATGCTGGAGGTGGAAATGTTGGTCCTACACCgcaaaatatgaatttgatGCAGTCCCTTCAATACACACCCTTTATGCCGCACTCTGCTGATATTGGGCAACTGCCAGATAAAATAGAATCTTGGGAACCGGAAAAACATGTAAGgcatattaaataatttctcatatttttaataattaatttttgaaaaatataaaaaattaaaaatatatttagaaaaatccTATCCCCTTTAGTCGAGAATTTCTTTAGAGTAAAcaagagaatttttgcttCTAGGGCTGGAAATGGACAAATTGAGTTAGGAATGCCGTGAATTTCATCAGATATTTACACATAgtatgaagaaagaaaaaaaacttttcactaTATTCCATagaagaaagttaaaaaaaagaaatgaaatatttctctccCGATTTATTCAACATACATAAACacctttttaattattttgtttctcttcacataagaatgaaaaaaaaaactataatcaACTTCTCACAGAATGTttgctaaaagaattttaggagattgaaaacaaacaaaaaaacaagaatttaatttataaaaccaCAATGAACTTGTCCTGTTTGTCATGATGTTcttaataatacaaaaaaatatcgtaTTGAAGTTTAtacttaaaatgttttctgcTGGAagacttgaaagaaaaaaaaatatattgaaaaagaaaaatgcaccgaaactgttttttttttaagaaaacaaaaaattctctcaaatttctattttttggtTGTTTACATATTTCAAAAATCCCGACATGATATTTTTCTGCTCTTGATgtgttatttttaaagaaaaagaattaacaaaATGCAGCAATAAACTCTTAcagacatgaaaaaaaaacattttagcaaagaaaaagaaaatagacgAACCGAAtggaatattgagaaaaaaaaaacgatgaaaagtgattttaaatgggaaaatctTGTCAAAGTtggaagaataataaattagaggaaaaaacttgcgaattttcattaaaaaaaaagtactttcTAATCCCTTATTTTAACGTAATATCACATACAttctcgaaaaaaaagaattagaaatggtaatagagaaaacaaaaaaattattaaaggaCATGTGAAAGATAGAAGCAACCTTTTGCTGTTaatcattattaaaaaaaaaagaagagaaatgagaagaaaaaaatgatgaaaaagatGTATTAATAAACGTAAATTTAAAGAGATGAAAaggttaaaatgaaaaaaaaaaaacatgaaataaaattaagaaaaattaactataAAGCGCATAGAAAAATAGTTGCATgagtttaaagaaagaaaaaacaattcaaaaaaaaaatctaatgcGAAGATATTTCTTTGTGAAATCTTCTCTTGGAGCTTATGTgggttttattttctctttttttttaattgagtgcttttttttatttttcccccttttatttttttttattctattgtCCCTCCTAAACACCCCCCAACCCCATTCCCAAAAATCGTATAGTTGAGCGtaatttctttgtgaattgagagcgttaaaaaatgaataagaaaaaaaacttagttgtgggattaatttttttgcggACGTGgtgtttttaatttctatattttcctaatttttcttttttttgtttttttaagtatCCGCGCCTTGtagggagattttttttctcgtttttaataataaatgctTCGAACCCTTCGAACGTACTTTTTtcgagatttatttttttttaattttgctctttgctatatttaaaaaaaaagaaaaacaaatattaaaatgacaaatcgaaaatgaatgaaaaaatatttaaaaaaaatattgctgtCGGCTTTGAGTTGTTTTTTGAGAATGTAAAACTTTTTCCCCTCG from Lutzomyia longipalpis isolate SR_M1_2022 chromosome 1, ASM2433408v1 encodes:
- the LOC129787968 gene encoding ankyrin repeat and KH domain-containing protein mask isoform X26, encoding MQNVGPSDGLKRESKVSVRGSTGRNKMSTPSNKFTSNTSSPTKSDTETFPEFQPRVTDSSESDEESVSEVDSFPLDQNDLVEIQGSCSDSCENDDNEDDEEDDEDDEEDEEADVHINDGRPKYLLECDDRDSDQGQHDTKARLEALLEAADEAAQALNRMRSDSSPRDKNLLSRSLIAACTDNDVNAVRRLLGEGNSTINEGTDDGESLLSLACSAGYYELAQVLLAMSAQVEDRGQKNDCTPLMEAASAGHVDIIKLLISHGADVNAQSSTGNTPLMYACAGGHVAAVQELLANGANVEDHNENGHTPLMEAASAGHVEVAKILLDHGAGINTHSNEFKESALTLACYKGHLDMVRFLLEAGADQEHKTDEMHTALMEASMDGHVEVARLLLDSGAQVNMPTDSFESPLTLAACGGHVDLAMLLIERGANIEEVNDEGYTPLMEAAREGHEEMVALLLSQGANINAQTEETQETALTLACCGGFLEVADYLIKNGADIELGASTPLMEAAQEGHLDLVKFLLENNADVHAQTQTGDTALTYACENGHTEVAEVLLYYRAELEHESEGGRTPLMKACRAGHICTVKFLIAKGADVNRQTTNNDHTPLSLACAGGHQAVVELLLKSGADPFYKLKDNSTMLIEAAKGGHIGVVQLLLDYPHSMSNANQMPQTPTDVITNSQLMIYAEQQQKLQKQLPQPIQPIVLHQPKQQGAQQSTQQTHLAQNQQLVTAPPGLHDVPEAIRVSNHQILHQQQLQGKDDGQQQQQQMMAAAADVAGTNVILDSVKGGLTAPQTDSILAQMRMFQMQAGFTDGLAQGLALAQPSVVNQIVGNVVDGNQQMQQQQHIAPQPPNNVASGNQQITAKQKGLSRKGRPSVIPYDSNLTTSEAQQVRSQPLGEDENSIYVTTNLPTAEKKILEEFHKNTNLQVLCEGGVPSTLLPSSAYVDITTPSAQGGKATDNNTFLITTSSFPTSINQSVTTTTATSGTSAQASTAAIPSTTTSTQIIAPSEVSQNTAISDRPKVKPVSKKDGKGNIRKSGSVLQQNQMVSIYNNLPVIPSSEQNLQLLQQSLATLSLAQQQQQQQQPGAPQTLIQQQLANITQNIQQISHLQSVNRQMPPSSPGKQPIPPNLVPATSSTLPVSGDCGTESTSTLTSITQNLNNQNILGTSESDEQLNSQWNQKMWQMVAQLPNHPLQKIAQRFIADQLKSPTENQLTGGSGSGANCGLPTSPNNSSKNIANNNDYSVISRMMSEVMHDISSDLNPEFVQQHPQQDDSMMHPKSVHVNQQFLLQQNDGQQIEQGDSEDHLHMFSVDDSDAETIGDCEIYPALDESLESLNVDDVTNVATVTTIDGSKESICNYEWADYIDDAINALHSGTDIPVAIQQEMAANLNCPDLADAYAMGNLMGISSFCKTHWGNQWAPAGQPIEQPSTSQSMVSDDHRNQIMTFDHQLHQQIQQQLSVEQLQLLTQLQNQQNQSLSMIPTSSIDQQHLSNNITSLASSLALAQQPGQVQQSQLMTQLPATLDLQQQQNLSGDAQQQTKFVFNVDIEKQSPALQLLFQMPPQQQQQQQQQQMQQAAGSTIISSPIQQQFQQQQQQIIASQIAQTQTSGLLSGQGVDLQQSIQQVQLPSNLTILQPHQILSKAQQMQNCSQSSQAVATQTQQLPSGASMTAVTALAQQHQQNLNNIIPSPTLEGTVQTPTSAVPAVASSVAISTAVKTNGIVAGGGKKGSDKTSRKESKRYSVARQAPAGSQVGFNFDASGAAAQQQQQQCAVQGASPPDKTIDVDSETDSNHDTALTLACAGGHEDLVELLISRGANIEHRDKKGFTPLILAATAGHDKVVEALLKYGAEMEAQSERTKDTPLSLACSGGRYEVVELLLNIGANKEHRNVSDYTPLSLAASGGYVNIIKLLLSHGAEINSRTGSKLGISPLMLAAMNGHTQAVKLLLDMGSDINAQIETNRNTALTLACFQGRHEVVNLLLERKANVEHRAKTGLTPLMEAASGGYIDVGRVLLDKGADVNAAPVPSSRDTALTIAADKGHVKFVELLLYRGAAVEVKNKKGNSPLWLAANGGHLAVVEILYAHDADIDSQDNRKVSCLMAAFRKGHTKVVKWMVNHVTQFPSDQEMTRYISTVSDKELLDKCHECVKVIRAAKEAQAVKANKNASILLEELDMEKNREESRKAAAARRRERKKKKKLEKKEEKRKLNEPKNAQDDKDDDKDDESDGEKDESSPENVPPHDKEEGDSGIDANSQGSCSSADVKSSNLMEKQSKLTKAKKRKEKTATVQPQPSTSQPQIVRSKSPPPNPIDLVVKNKREESVIKSTKNPKDVAREMREQRDAKREIKQEGRREEIKMPEQAAKRSVEKENLAPREEFRSKNQRGEKKSEYASSLAASRESGGAQKSASQPIQPNGADGASGSRKVVYFPRHLSDHEIIESTSSSYSMKSGKNSSKSHSHDDSSKNSSSMKQAGKREEGWKEVVRKSSVQQQVSSLSEPSCKKIAVPTHAISRVIGRGGSNINAIRAATGAHIEVEKQSKSQCDRWITIKGSADATRQAHSLIGTLIKDPDVDILQILQKVNSNVKPVPPSPSIGPIGYWGEKPPTTTASSSYTASTSIATTSSSAVQIKTTSMAKQQIANSSKQIPASAASSVVTTKIMSSSASTANTSRTAQSKVYQSSHQQSRSGGAISSNAGNTSRSNPEILKRPVVSSAVSVSSGSNTTKTTMSFTGAIMSLKSTTTKNITPAMSMSGPPGTFASKLLTSQASDAKKVMTSSVTTIVTSTSTLMASSAAQQSAAPASVVQMSPKHHSVSANSQNLPAPFANTPQQAPPNVGVIGSNAKPPPFSQATIETATSSIGNANGPPRSITPIGPPIARNVTQSPLLQKQQALPVSSSMSDTSLAVGSAIHQSGNTGAGGSGSTASSIAAQLQTKISQLHGAQAHEYSLFNDNYGSQWESKQMYNNVAPLQADASKAPGYRGNTVSSPVSIKTSSQSITPPSTGHHLSVAPSTGNAATTLITTATGTAQSQTSQNLSGASVQVTPSAQVYDLSQSASSGGSGVSIIKPPTTQTIQPPPPSNLAVQRPIMSNMSQVSQHTKNFPSSLKNNSQSNNFLKVRPVGSQMDSYSSGVQAPVGSGAGARQNLFDNLQSQSSMNASGTSGSSASSSQHMLNYSQNSDASHPPPFQHLGLGAGNPLHMSRLNPRATVFSSMQQQQQQAPPQPQQQVSQASKSTQQQQQQHPNQFGNIFQQNQGTAGGAPGGGNSGGGSMSGQYSKMPPLASYNPTPGRPQSQPQPQTQQQQPGSQGQVNNNGRWYDLSHLPSPREILNMENGFTLNLGSPSSMSPNNPPQATTNGVLSNQTADDSRKMPRPIGTERASWKYGYNSNVVTQNQPPQMPMEMDNSGQMHPWIVDKQPWMMPMRNQYVPTDDLHPHDHFSHMQLDYHHAGGGNVGPTPQNMNLMQSLQYTPFMPHSADIGQLPDKIESWEPEKHGWKWTN